A window of Oncorhynchus kisutch isolate 150728-3 linkage group LG10, Okis_V2, whole genome shotgun sequence contains these coding sequences:
- the LOC109897902 gene encoding DNA-binding protein RFX2-like isoform X2, translating to MQSSDGGSDSPSSVVLRTSTSTQAPVVQPVPASQQRVLVQATGSAQKGAQVQQLSVPRVQQVPQQVQQVQHVYPSQVQYVGEGGEAVYTNGTIRTAYSYNPEAQLYGQGSGGAYFDSQGGGAQVTTVVSSAGGGPPHSMVGIAMDVGGSQVISGGGTYLIHGGGMDGGRHHASHSSRSSSAMLQWLLDNYETAEGVSLPRSSLYNHYLRHCQEQKLDPVNAASFGKLIRSVFMGLRTRRLGTRGNSKYHYYGIRLKPDSPLNRLQEDSQYMAMRQQPMHQKQRFKPLQKVDGMGDSLSGGSQHSASTPEQSVAAQSQHHQQYIDVSHVLPPFPTPDLGTQPLPERINMNDVKKLQNLYRDHCEATLDVVMNLQFHYIEKLWQTFWYSTAPSSDVTTTIPNSDEDMEGVIPREKLMALCKYEPVKLWMRSCDHILYQALVEILIPDVLRPVPSTLTQAIRNFAKSLEGWLTTAMSDFPNEIVRTKAAVVSAFAQTLRRYTSLNHLAQAARAVLQNTSQINQMLSDLNRVDFANVQEQASWVCQCDETVVQRLEQDFKVTLQQQSSLDQWAAWLDNVVNQVLKPHEGSTSFPRAARQFLLKWSFYSSMVIRDLTLRSAASFGSFHLIRLLYDEYMFYLVEHRVAQATGETPIAVMGEFSDLNSMLPMLMDKDPSFSDDMSDMGSDEGRGPNEPIVKRERIEINHSLQEI from the exons GTTCAGCAGGTCCAGCATGTTTACCCCTCCCAGGTTCAATAtgtaggagaggggggagaggcagTTTACACTAATGGAACCAT CCGGACAGCCTACTCCTATAACCCTGAGGCCCAGCTGTATGGGCAAGGTAGTGGAGGAGCCTACTTTGACTCTCAGGGTGGGGGTGCCCAGGTCACCACGGTGGTCTCCTCGGCCGGCGGCGGGCCGCCCCACAGTATGGTGGGCATCGCCATGGATGTGGGCGGTAGTCAGGTCATCTCCGGTGGCGGCACCTACCTGATCCACGGCGGGGGCATGGATGGGGGTCGCCACCACGCCTCACACTCTTCCCGCTCCTCCTCTGCTATG ctgcagTGGCTGCTGGATAACTATGAGACAGCGGAGGGGGTGAGCCTGCCCCGGAGCTCCCTCTACAACCACTACCTGCGCCATTGTCAGGAGCAGAAACTGGACCCTGTCAACGCTGCCTCCTTTGGGAAACTCATCCGCTCCGTCTTCATGGGCCTCAGGACCCGCCGCCTCGGCACTAG GGGCAACTCCAAGTACCACTACTATGGCATCAGACTGAAGCCAGACTCACCACTCAACAGACTTCAAGAGGACTCTCAGTACATGGCCATGAGACAGCAACCCATGCACCAGAAACAAAG GTTCAAGCCCCTCCAGAAGGTAGATGGCATGGGAGACAGCCTGTCAGGAGGCTCCCAGCACTCAGCCAGCACCCCAGAGCAGTCTGTGGCAGCCCAGAGCCAGCACCACCAGCAGTACATTG ATGTGTCACATGTCCTGCCCCCGTTCCCCACCCCTGACCTGGGCACCCAGCCCCTCCCCGAGCGTATCAACATGAATGACGTGAAGAAGCTGCAGAACCTGTACAGGGACCACTGTGAG gcTACTCTGGATGTGGTGATGAACCTCCAGTTCCACTACATTGAGAAGCTGTGGCAGACCTTCTGGTATTCAACAGCGCCATCTAGTGACGTAACCACCACCATCCCCAACAG tgatgAGGACATGGAGGGGGTGATCCCCAGGGAGAAGCTGATGGCTCTGTGCAAGTATGAGCCTGTCAAGCTGTGGATGAGGAGCTGTGACCATATCCTGTACCAGGCCCTGGTGGAGATCCTCATCCCTGACGTGCTACGCCCTGTCCCCA GTACTCTCACTCAGGCCATTCGCAACTTTGCCAAGAGTCTGGAGGGCTGGCTGACCACAGCCATGAGCGACTTTCCCAATGAGATTGTACGCACCAAG GCAGCGGTGGTGAGTGCATTTGCTCAGACCTTGCGTCGGTACACCTCTCTGAACCACTTGGCCCAGGCGGCCCGCGCCGTGCTGCAGAACACCTCCCAGATCAATCAGATGCTCAGCGACCTCAACCGCGTCGACTTCGCCAACGTACAG GAGCAGGCGTCATGGGTATGCCAGTGTGACGAGACTGTAGTCCAGCGGCTGGAGCAGGACTTCAAGGTGACCTTGCAGCAGCAGAGCTCTCTGGACCAGTGGGCCGCCTGGCTGGACAACGTGGTCAACCAGGTCCTCAAGCCCCACGAGGGCAGCACCAGCTTCCCCAGGGCTGCAAGACAGTTCCTGCTGAAGTGGTCCTTCTACAG CTCCATGGTGATCAGGGACCTGACCCTGCGTAGTGCCGCTAGTTTTGGCTCCTTCCATCTCATCAGGCTGCTCTACGACGAGTACATGTTCTACCTGGTGGAGCACCGCGTCGCCCAGGCAACCGGAGAGACGCCCATCGCTGTCATGGGAGAG TTCAGTGACCTAAACTCAATGTTGCCCATGCTCATGGATAAAG ACCCGTCCTTCTCAGACGACATGAGTGACATGGGCAGTGACGAGGGCCGGGGGCCCAACGAACCGATCGTGAAAAGGGAGAGGATCGAAATCAACCACTCGCTGCAGGAGATCTGA
- the LOC109897902 gene encoding DNA-binding protein RFX2-like isoform X1, which produces MQSSDGGSDSPSSVVLRTSTSTQAPVVQPVPASQQRVLVQATGSAQKGAQVQQLSVPRVQQVPQQVQQVQHVYPSQVQYVGEGGEAVYTNGTIRTAYSYNPEAQLYGQGSGGAYFDSQGGGAQVTTVVSSAGGGPPHSMVGIAMDVGGSQVISGGGTYLIHGGGMDGGRHHASHSSRSSSAMLEMAIENLQKSEGIATHKSSLLNSHLQWLLDNYETAEGVSLPRSSLYNHYLRHCQEQKLDPVNAASFGKLIRSVFMGLRTRRLGTRGNSKYHYYGIRLKPDSPLNRLQEDSQYMAMRQQPMHQKQRFKPLQKVDGMGDSLSGGSQHSASTPEQSVAAQSQHHQQYIDVSHVLPPFPTPDLGTQPLPERINMNDVKKLQNLYRDHCEATLDVVMNLQFHYIEKLWQTFWYSTAPSSDVTTTIPNSDEDMEGVIPREKLMALCKYEPVKLWMRSCDHILYQALVEILIPDVLRPVPSTLTQAIRNFAKSLEGWLTTAMSDFPNEIVRTKAAVVSAFAQTLRRYTSLNHLAQAARAVLQNTSQINQMLSDLNRVDFANVQEQASWVCQCDETVVQRLEQDFKVTLQQQSSLDQWAAWLDNVVNQVLKPHEGSTSFPRAARQFLLKWSFYSSMVIRDLTLRSAASFGSFHLIRLLYDEYMFYLVEHRVAQATGETPIAVMGEFSDLNSMLPMLMDKDPSFSDDMSDMGSDEGRGPNEPIVKRERIEINHSLQEI; this is translated from the exons GTTCAGCAGGTCCAGCATGTTTACCCCTCCCAGGTTCAATAtgtaggagaggggggagaggcagTTTACACTAATGGAACCAT CCGGACAGCCTACTCCTATAACCCTGAGGCCCAGCTGTATGGGCAAGGTAGTGGAGGAGCCTACTTTGACTCTCAGGGTGGGGGTGCCCAGGTCACCACGGTGGTCTCCTCGGCCGGCGGCGGGCCGCCCCACAGTATGGTGGGCATCGCCATGGATGTGGGCGGTAGTCAGGTCATCTCCGGTGGCGGCACCTACCTGATCCACGGCGGGGGCATGGATGGGGGTCGCCACCACGCCTCACACTCTTCCCGCTCCTCCTCTGCTATG CTTGAAATGGCGATTGAAAACCTCCAAAAGTCTGAAGGGATTGCAACTCACAAAAGCAGCCTGCTCAACAGCCAT ctgcagTGGCTGCTGGATAACTATGAGACAGCGGAGGGGGTGAGCCTGCCCCGGAGCTCCCTCTACAACCACTACCTGCGCCATTGTCAGGAGCAGAAACTGGACCCTGTCAACGCTGCCTCCTTTGGGAAACTCATCCGCTCCGTCTTCATGGGCCTCAGGACCCGCCGCCTCGGCACTAG GGGCAACTCCAAGTACCACTACTATGGCATCAGACTGAAGCCAGACTCACCACTCAACAGACTTCAAGAGGACTCTCAGTACATGGCCATGAGACAGCAACCCATGCACCAGAAACAAAG GTTCAAGCCCCTCCAGAAGGTAGATGGCATGGGAGACAGCCTGTCAGGAGGCTCCCAGCACTCAGCCAGCACCCCAGAGCAGTCTGTGGCAGCCCAGAGCCAGCACCACCAGCAGTACATTG ATGTGTCACATGTCCTGCCCCCGTTCCCCACCCCTGACCTGGGCACCCAGCCCCTCCCCGAGCGTATCAACATGAATGACGTGAAGAAGCTGCAGAACCTGTACAGGGACCACTGTGAG gcTACTCTGGATGTGGTGATGAACCTCCAGTTCCACTACATTGAGAAGCTGTGGCAGACCTTCTGGTATTCAACAGCGCCATCTAGTGACGTAACCACCACCATCCCCAACAG tgatgAGGACATGGAGGGGGTGATCCCCAGGGAGAAGCTGATGGCTCTGTGCAAGTATGAGCCTGTCAAGCTGTGGATGAGGAGCTGTGACCATATCCTGTACCAGGCCCTGGTGGAGATCCTCATCCCTGACGTGCTACGCCCTGTCCCCA GTACTCTCACTCAGGCCATTCGCAACTTTGCCAAGAGTCTGGAGGGCTGGCTGACCACAGCCATGAGCGACTTTCCCAATGAGATTGTACGCACCAAG GCAGCGGTGGTGAGTGCATTTGCTCAGACCTTGCGTCGGTACACCTCTCTGAACCACTTGGCCCAGGCGGCCCGCGCCGTGCTGCAGAACACCTCCCAGATCAATCAGATGCTCAGCGACCTCAACCGCGTCGACTTCGCCAACGTACAG GAGCAGGCGTCATGGGTATGCCAGTGTGACGAGACTGTAGTCCAGCGGCTGGAGCAGGACTTCAAGGTGACCTTGCAGCAGCAGAGCTCTCTGGACCAGTGGGCCGCCTGGCTGGACAACGTGGTCAACCAGGTCCTCAAGCCCCACGAGGGCAGCACCAGCTTCCCCAGGGCTGCAAGACAGTTCCTGCTGAAGTGGTCCTTCTACAG CTCCATGGTGATCAGGGACCTGACCCTGCGTAGTGCCGCTAGTTTTGGCTCCTTCCATCTCATCAGGCTGCTCTACGACGAGTACATGTTCTACCTGGTGGAGCACCGCGTCGCCCAGGCAACCGGAGAGACGCCCATCGCTGTCATGGGAGAG TTCAGTGACCTAAACTCAATGTTGCCCATGCTCATGGATAAAG ACCCGTCCTTCTCAGACGACATGAGTGACATGGGCAGTGACGAGGGCCGGGGGCCCAACGAACCGATCGTGAAAAGGGAGAGGATCGAAATCAACCACTCGCTGCAGGAGATCTGA